AATTTCTAGTTCTTCTAAGAGGATTTTGACTATATCCCCAAGAATAGATTTCTCGCGTTCGTGCTTGGGTAGTGGCATCCTGATTTCCAAAATTCCATCGCTGTAGGCGATGCGGCTGGCACGTTTTTCGCCCAGTTCATCGAGAATGGCTTCAAATTCTGACCAGTTCAGGTCACGAATCAGCAAGCGTTGACCGGGAGGGACATCTAGTTGTCGGAGTCGCAAAGTAACCATAAGCTGGGCGAATAAGGCATGTGAGAAATCTTGGTGTGCTTTGTGTCTTTGTGGTTTTCCCCTAACCCCAGATCAGCGTAAAGTCCATGACAAAGTTGGGCAGGACGGGGTCACCAGGGAGGGTGTCAGGGCGACTATACACCTGCACAGTTTGCCCTGGGTGATAGACATGAACTTGCTGGAGTTCTGGATCAATGAGCCAACCCAGTTGCGCGCCATTGTCGATATATTCTTGCAGTTTGGCCTGGAGGGTGGATAGCTCATCGCTAGGGGATTTGAGTTCTAGGACAAAATCGGGACAGATGGGGGCAAATTTACGGCGTTGCTCGGACGATAGGCGTTCCCAGCGGGTCTTTTCAATCCAGGCGGCATCGGGGGAGCGGATGGCTCCGTTGGGTAGGGTAAAGCCTGCGGAGGAGTCGAAGGTCACACCGAGTTTGGCTTGTTGGTTCCAGTACCATAGTTGGGCACT
The DNA window shown above is from Thermostichus vulcanus str. 'Rupite' and carries:
- a CDS encoding Uma2 family endonuclease: MIALNLHPALTLTDEAFEQLCRSNPNLRLERTAQGELIAMAPAGSESGRQNLSLSAQLWYWNQQAKLGVTFDSSAGFTLPNGAIRSPDAAWIEKTRWERLSSEQRRKFAPICPDFVLELKSPSDELSTLQAKLQEYIDNGAQLGWLIDPELQQVHVYHPGQTVQVYSRPDTLPGDPVLPNFVMDFTLIWG